Proteins found in one Flavobacterium channae genomic segment:
- a CDS encoding trans-sulfuration enzyme family protein codes for MDNQELGLETQLIRTQLERTQYLEHSVPLYLTSSFVFEDAEDMRSSFAEEKQRNIYSRFSNPNTSEFVDKICKLEGAEDGFAFATGMAAVYSTFAALLNAGDHIVSASSVFGSTHTLFTKYFPKWNITTSYFDVNKPETIEDFIQPNTKILYAESPTNPAVDILDLELLGQIAKKHNLILVIDNCFATPYIQNPIQFGADLVIHSATKLIDGQGRVLGGVTVGRADLIREIYLFSRNTGPALSPFNAWVLSKSLETLPVRIEKHCENAQKVAEFLESHPNVAAVKYPFLKSHPQYEVAKRQMKLGGNIVAFEIKGGIEAGRQFLDKIKLCSLSANLGDTRSIVTHPASTTHSKLTEEERLAVSITDGLVRVSVGLETVQDVINDLKQALE; via the coding sequence ATGGATAATCAAGAATTAGGATTAGAAACCCAGCTAATAAGAACACAATTAGAACGTACGCAATATTTAGAGCATTCGGTTCCATTATATTTAACATCAAGTTTTGTTTTTGAAGATGCAGAAGACATGCGTTCTTCTTTTGCAGAAGAAAAACAACGTAATATTTATAGCCGTTTTTCAAATCCAAACACATCAGAATTTGTAGACAAGATTTGTAAATTAGAAGGAGCCGAAGATGGATTTGCTTTTGCAACAGGAATGGCAGCAGTGTATTCAACTTTTGCAGCTTTACTTAATGCTGGTGACCATATCGTTTCGGCAAGTAGTGTTTTTGGTTCAACACATACGTTGTTTACCAAGTATTTTCCAAAATGGAATATTACAACGAGTTATTTTGATGTAAACAAACCAGAAACGATTGAAGATTTCATTCAACCGAATACCAAAATCTTATATGCTGAATCGCCAACAAATCCTGCGGTTGATATATTAGATTTAGAATTATTAGGACAAATTGCTAAAAAACACAATTTAATTTTAGTTATTGATAATTGTTTTGCAACACCTTACATTCAAAATCCAATTCAATTTGGTGCCGATTTAGTAATTCATTCTGCTACGAAATTAATTGATGGTCAAGGTCGTGTTTTAGGTGGAGTTACTGTTGGTCGTGCCGATTTAATCAGAGAAATCTATTTGTTTTCAAGAAATACAGGTCCGGCATTATCACCATTTAATGCTTGGGTGTTGTCTAAGAGCTTGGAAACGTTGCCAGTTCGAATAGAAAAACATTGTGAAAATGCTCAAAAAGTAGCTGAATTTTTAGAAAGTCATCCTAATGTTGCTGCTGTGAAATACCCATTTTTGAAATCGCATCCACAATATGAAGTAGCAAAACGACAAATGAAGTTGGGTGGAAATATTGTAGCGTTTGAAATCAAAGGAGGAATCGAAGCTGGAAGACAATTTTTAGATAAAATCAAGTTGTGTTCGTTGTCCGCGAATTTAGGTGACACACGTTCGATTGTTACGCATCCAGCTTCCACAACTCATAGTAAGTTGACTGAAGAAGAACGATTAGCAGTAAGTATTACTGATGGTTTGGTACGCGTTTCTGTGGGTTTGGAAACAGTTCAAGATGTAATTAACGACTTAAAACAAGCGTTAGAATAA
- a CDS encoding homocysteine S-methyltransferase family protein, with the protein MSKIQEEIKKRILVLDGAMGTMLQRYKFEEEDFRGERFKDFPHPLKGNNDLLSITQPEAVKSVHRAYFEAGADIVETNTFSGTTIGMADYHMEDLVYELNFQSAKIAREVADEFTDKPRFVAGSIGPTNRTASMSPDVNDPGFRAVNFDDLKIAYKQQVEALIDGGCDLLLVETIFDTLNAKAALFAIEEVKEERNIDIPVMVSGTITDASGRTLSGQTVEAFLISISHIPLLSVGFNCALGADQLKPYLKRLGNSTSLNISAHPNAGLPNAFGQYDQTPEEMQQLIREYLQENLVNIIGGCCGTTPEHIKLIAEVANEFQPRTQQLKSV; encoded by the coding sequence ATGTCAAAAATTCAAGAAGAAATCAAAAAACGAATTCTCGTGCTCGATGGAGCTATGGGAACGATGTTGCAACGTTATAAATTTGAAGAAGAAGATTTTAGAGGAGAACGTTTCAAAGATTTTCCACATCCTTTAAAAGGAAATAACGATTTACTTTCCATTACTCAACCCGAAGCTGTAAAATCGGTACATCGCGCTTATTTTGAAGCAGGTGCCGATATTGTAGAAACCAATACTTTTTCGGGAACTACTATCGGAATGGCGGATTATCACATGGAAGATTTAGTCTATGAGTTGAATTTTCAATCAGCAAAAATCGCTCGTGAAGTTGCTGATGAATTTACAGATAAACCAAGATTTGTTGCGGGTTCAATTGGTCCAACAAATAGAACCGCTTCTATGAGTCCAGATGTGAATGACCCAGGATTTCGCGCGGTGAATTTTGACGACTTAAAAATTGCTTACAAACAGCAAGTCGAAGCTTTAATTGATGGTGGTTGCGATTTACTTTTGGTAGAAACCATTTTCGATACTTTAAATGCAAAAGCCGCTTTGTTTGCGATTGAGGAAGTGAAAGAGGAACGCAATATCGATATTCCAGTAATGGTTTCAGGAACAATTACCGATGCTTCTGGAAGAACACTTTCAGGACAAACCGTGGAAGCTTTTTTGATTTCGATTTCACATATTCCGTTGTTAAGTGTTGGATTTAATTGCGCTTTAGGAGCTGATCAATTGAAACCGTATTTGAAGCGACTAGGAAATAGTACCTCGTTAAATATTTCAGCGCATCCCAATGCAGGTTTACCCAATGCCTTCGGACAATATGACCAAACGCCTGAAGAAATGCAACAATTAATTCGCGAGTATTTACAAGAAAATCTAGTGAATATCATCGGTGGATGTTGCGGAACAACTCCCGAACACATCAAATTAATTGCTGAAGTAGCAAATGAATTTCAACCTAGGACACAACAATTGAAATCCGTTTAG
- the metH gene encoding methionine synthase, whose protein sequence is MSYNSDKYLKLSGLEPLIVTPETNFVNVGERTNVTGSRKFLRLIKEEKYDEALEIARAQVEGGAQIIDVNMDEGMLDGVYAMTKFLNLIAAEPDIARVPVMIDSSKWEIIEAGLKVIQGKGVVNSISLKEGEATFIHHAKLIKRYGAAVIVMAFDEKGQADTYERRIEICKRSYDILVNQVGFPAEDIIFDPNIFPVATGMEEHKLNALDFFQATKWIRENLPYAHVSGGVSNVSFSFRGNDKVREAMHSAFLYHAIQNGMTMGIVNPEMLEIYDEIDKNLLEHVEDVLLNRREDATERLLDLAESFKGDVKSNEKAVAEWRNGSVQERLTHSLVKGIDEFIEIDIEEARLLASKPIEVIEINLMAGMNVVGDLFGSGKMFLPQVVKSARVMKKAVAYLLPYIEASKDGSTSSSAGKVLMATVKGDVHDIGKNIVSVVLACNNFEIIDLGVMVPPEKIIETAVKENVDIIGLSGLITPSLDEMVYLAKEMDKLNIKIPVMIGGATTSRAHTAVKIAPEYKETVVHVNDASRAVTVATNLLQPDTKFTYAKSLREEYDLLREGYLNRSREKNFLSIDEARKNKFKIEWDNYEPVKPNFTGTKTVEVELSELVDFIDWTPFFQSWELYGKFPAILTDEIVGEQATHLFEDAQKMLSQIVAEKWFEAKGVLGIFPANTINHDDVELVTSSGVEKFLSLRQQSQKTVGAPNIALADFIAPKEIGKQDYIGCFCVSTGFGVDEKALEFEKQLDDYNSILVKALGDRLAEAFAEYLHLKVRKEIWGYASEECLSNDELIKEKYQGIRPAPGYPACPDHLEKPTIWKLLNVEENIGVKLTESMAMWPASSVSGYYFANPQSKYFGLGKIKKDQIEDYAKRRNISIEQAEKWLSPNLAD, encoded by the coding sequence ATGAGTTATAATTCCGATAAATATTTAAAATTATCAGGTTTAGAACCTTTGATTGTAACTCCAGAAACCAATTTTGTAAACGTTGGAGAACGAACAAACGTAACCGGTTCTAGAAAATTTCTTCGATTAATTAAAGAAGAAAAATACGATGAAGCGCTTGAAATTGCACGTGCTCAAGTTGAAGGTGGCGCGCAAATCATCGATGTTAATATGGATGAAGGAATGTTAGATGGCGTTTATGCGATGACTAAATTTCTAAATCTAATAGCAGCCGAACCCGATATTGCCCGAGTTCCAGTAATGATTGATTCTTCGAAATGGGAAATCATTGAAGCTGGGTTGAAAGTTATTCAAGGAAAAGGCGTGGTGAATTCGATTTCGTTAAAAGAAGGAGAAGCTACTTTCATTCATCATGCCAAATTAATCAAACGCTACGGAGCCGCTGTAATCGTTATGGCTTTTGATGAAAAAGGTCAAGCTGATACTTACGAAAGACGTATCGAAATCTGTAAAAGAAGTTATGATATTTTGGTGAACCAAGTGGGTTTTCCAGCAGAAGATATCATTTTTGATCCCAATATTTTTCCAGTTGCAACCGGAATGGAAGAGCATAAATTAAATGCATTAGATTTCTTCCAAGCGACCAAATGGATTCGCGAAAATCTTCCTTATGCTCATGTTTCGGGTGGAGTGAGTAATGTGTCTTTTTCTTTCCGTGGTAACGATAAAGTGCGAGAAGCAATGCATTCCGCATTCTTATATCATGCCATTCAAAACGGAATGACGATGGGAATTGTGAATCCTGAAATGTTAGAGATTTACGATGAAATTGATAAAAATCTTTTAGAACATGTTGAAGATGTTTTATTAAATAGAAGAGAAGATGCCACAGAACGTTTATTAGATTTAGCCGAAAGTTTTAAAGGTGATGTAAAATCAAATGAAAAAGCTGTGGCCGAATGGCGAAATGGTTCAGTTCAAGAACGATTAACGCATTCGTTAGTTAAAGGAATTGATGAGTTTATCGAAATCGATATCGAAGAAGCACGTTTGCTGGCTTCAAAACCTATCGAAGTTATCGAAATCAATTTAATGGCTGGAATGAACGTGGTGGGTGATTTGTTTGGTTCGGGAAAAATGTTTTTGCCGCAAGTAGTAAAATCAGCACGGGTGATGAAAAAAGCAGTTGCTTATCTGCTTCCTTATATCGAAGCTTCAAAAGATGGTTCTACTTCGTCAAGTGCTGGGAAAGTATTGATGGCAACTGTAAAAGGCGATGTTCACGATATTGGTAAAAATATTGTTTCGGTAGTTTTAGCGTGTAATAATTTCGAAATCATCGATTTAGGTGTGATGGTTCCGCCAGAAAAAATTATTGAAACTGCTGTAAAAGAAAATGTTGATATTATTGGTTTAAGCGGATTGATTACGCCTTCTCTTGATGAAATGGTGTATTTAGCCAAAGAAATGGATAAATTAAATATCAAAATCCCCGTAATGATTGGTGGTGCGACAACTTCACGTGCACATACGGCTGTGAAAATTGCTCCAGAATATAAAGAAACCGTGGTTCATGTGAACGATGCGTCTCGAGCAGTAACAGTTGCAACCAATTTATTACAACCCGATACTAAATTTACCTATGCAAAATCGCTTCGAGAAGAATATGATTTGCTTCGAGAAGGATATTTAAATAGAAGTCGTGAGAAAAATTTCTTATCAATTGATGAAGCGCGTAAAAATAAATTCAAAATCGAATGGGATAATTACGAACCTGTAAAACCAAATTTCACTGGAACAAAAACAGTTGAAGTTGAACTTTCAGAATTAGTAGATTTTATCGATTGGACTCCGTTTTTTCAGTCATGGGAATTGTATGGGAAATTTCCAGCGATTTTAACCGATGAAATTGTAGGCGAACAAGCGACTCATTTGTTTGAAGATGCACAAAAAATGCTTTCTCAAATTGTTGCTGAGAAATGGTTTGAAGCAAAAGGTGTTTTAGGGATTTTCCCTGCGAATACAATAAATCACGATGATGTAGAGCTTGTCACTTCGAGCGGAGTCGAGAAGTTCCTGAGTTTAAGACAACAATCTCAAAAAACGGTTGGAGCTCCAAACATCGCTTTAGCAGATTTTATTGCTCCGAAAGAAATTGGTAAACAAGATTATATTGGGTGTTTCTGTGTGTCAACAGGTTTTGGAGTTGATGAAAAAGCTTTAGAATTTGAAAAGCAATTAGACGATTATAATTCCATTTTGGTAAAAGCATTAGGAGATAGATTAGCAGAAGCTTTTGCGGAATATTTGCATTTAAAAGTCCGAAAAGAAATTTGGGGTTATGCTTCTGAAGAATGTTTGTCAAACGATGAATTAATAAAAGAAAAATATCAAGGTATTCGCCCGGCACCAGGTTATCCGGCTTGTCCAGATCATTTAGAAAAACCAACCATTTGGAAATTATTAAATGTTGAAGAAAATATAGGTGTTAAGCTAACCGAAAGTATGGCGATGTGGCCTGCTTCATCAGTATCGGGTTATTATTTTGCCAATCCACAAAGTAAATATTTTGGATTAGGAAAAATAAAAAAAGATCAAATAGAAGATTATGCCAAAAGAAGAAATATTAGTATTGAGCAAGCCGAAAAATGGCTATCACCAAATTTAGCAGATTAA
- the metF gene encoding methylenetetrahydrofolate reductase [NAD(P)H]: MKVTEHIQNANGKTLFSFEILPPLKGQNIQSIFDSIDPLMEFNPPFIDVTYHREEYEFKELANGLLQKKVVKKRPGTVGICAGIQNKYDVDAIPHILCGGFTKEDTENLLIDLDFLGIDNVVALRGDAVKSEIYFKPEKEGHAYASELVTQISNLNNGIYLDEDLQNSTKTDFCIGVAGYPEKHMEAPSMDSDLHFMKQKIKNGADYIITQMFFDNQKFFDFVAKCRAAGITVPIIPGLKPIATKKQLNLIPHRFKVDLPDDLIMEVVKAKDNDAVKQIGIEWCTHQSKELVAAGIPVLHYYSMGKAENVKAIAKEIF, encoded by the coding sequence ATGAAAGTAACTGAACATATACAAAACGCTAACGGAAAAACATTGTTTTCGTTTGAAATATTACCACCATTAAAAGGACAAAACATTCAATCTATTTTTGATAGTATTGATCCACTTATGGAGTTCAATCCGCCTTTTATTGATGTAACTTATCATCGTGAGGAATATGAGTTTAAAGAATTAGCTAACGGATTGCTTCAGAAAAAGGTGGTGAAGAAACGTCCTGGAACTGTTGGTATTTGTGCGGGAATTCAAAACAAATATGATGTAGATGCTATTCCGCATATTTTATGTGGTGGATTTACAAAAGAAGATACTGAAAATCTTTTAATTGATTTAGATTTCTTAGGAATTGATAATGTTGTAGCGCTTCGTGGTGATGCCGTTAAAAGTGAAATTTACTTCAAGCCAGAAAAAGAGGGGCATGCTTATGCTTCAGAATTAGTAACTCAAATCAGTAATTTAAATAACGGAATTTATTTGGACGAAGATTTGCAAAATTCTACCAAAACCGATTTTTGCATTGGAGTAGCTGGTTATCCTGAGAAACACATGGAAGCACCAAGTATGGATAGCGATTTGCATTTTATGAAACAAAAAATAAAAAATGGGGCAGATTACATTATAACGCAAATGTTTTTTGATAACCAAAAGTTTTTTGATTTTGTAGCAAAATGCAGAGCAGCTGGAATTACGGTTCCAATTATTCCAGGATTGAAACCAATTGCAACAAAGAAGCAATTGAATTTAATTCCACACCGTTTTAAGGTTGATTTACCGGATGATTTGATAATGGAAGTGGTTAAGGCAAAAGATAACGATGCTGTGAAACAAATTGGTATTGAGTGGTGTACGCATCAAAGTAAAGAATTAGTTGCGGCAGGAATTCCGGTTTTACATTATTATTCGATGGGAAAAGCGGAAAATGTTAAGGCTATCGCAAAGGAGATTTTTTAA
- the gldA gene encoding gliding motility-associated ABC transporter ATP-binding subunit GldA: MSIEVQNISKNYGEQKALDNVSFSVKKGEIVGFLGPNGAGKSTLMKILTTYLNADSGTATVNEFDVTNSQKEVQKSVGYLPEHNPLYLDLYVKEYLAFNADLHKIAKSRIEEVITLTGLTPESNKKIGELSKGYRQRVGLATALLHNPDVMILDEPTTGLDPNQLVEIRDLIKNIGKNKTVFLSTHIMQEVEAICDRIIIINNGKIVTDKKLDNLVTEEAEQVIEVEFDKKIEESILTALSNLKTAKNTHDLVWELTFSTEKDMRSEIFDFAQNNNLKTLQIVLKSKNLEQIFREKTSKK; the protein is encoded by the coding sequence ATGTCAATAGAGGTTCAAAATATTTCAAAAAATTACGGAGAACAAAAAGCGCTAGACAACGTGAGCTTTTCTGTAAAAAAAGGAGAAATTGTAGGTTTCTTGGGTCCAAATGGAGCAGGAAAATCGACTTTAATGAAAATTTTGACAACCTATTTAAATGCCGATAGCGGAACAGCAACTGTTAATGAATTTGATGTGACTAATTCTCAAAAAGAAGTTCAAAAATCGGTTGGGTATTTGCCAGAACACAATCCGTTGTATTTGGATTTATACGTAAAAGAATATTTAGCTTTTAATGCCGATCTTCATAAAATAGCCAAATCGAGAATTGAAGAAGTAATAACTTTAACTGGATTAACACCAGAATCTAATAAAAAAATTGGCGAACTTTCTAAAGGTTATCGTCAACGTGTTGGATTAGCCACGGCTCTTTTACATAATCCTGATGTTATGATCTTAGACGAACCAACAACAGGTTTAGATCCGAATCAATTGGTAGAAATTCGTGATTTGATTAAGAACATTGGAAAAAACAAAACAGTGTTTTTATCTACACACATTATGCAAGAAGTAGAAGCTATTTGTGATCGAATTATCATTATAAATAATGGCAAGATTGTTACGGATAAAAAACTAGACAACTTAGTTACTGAAGAAGCTGAACAAGTTATAGAAGTAGAATTTGATAAAAAAATCGAGGAATCTATTTTAACTGCTTTATCTAATTTGAAAACTGCAAAAAATACCCACGATTTAGTTTGGGAACTTACTTTTTCAACCGAAAAAGACATGCGTTCTGAAATATTTGATTTTGCTCAAAACAACAACTTAAAAACATTACAGATTGTTTTAAAAAGCAAAAACTTAGAACAAATTTTCAGAGAAAAAACATCAAAGAAATAA
- a CDS encoding prephenate dehydratase has translation MGLKVAIQGIQGSFHHQVVSRYFDEEIHLEECLTFRDVVLSLKNQQADKAIMAIENSIAGAILPNYALIDSNNLHIIGEYFLDIHMNLMGLYGQKIEDIKEVHSHPIALLQCANFFSQYPNIKLVESSDTAITAKRIQENQLKGIGALAGPDAASIYNLEILADGIHTVKSNKTRFVVLKATNKEIPKELINKASVKFELDDTPGSLATVLNVLNNCKLNLTKIQSLPIIETPFTYAFFVDVVFEKYKHFEKAKKVMEIMTTHFKVLGEYERSKQ, from the coding sequence ATGGGATTAAAAGTAGCAATTCAAGGAATTCAAGGATCGTTTCATCATCAAGTAGTCAGTCGCTATTTTGATGAAGAAATCCATTTGGAAGAATGTCTCACATTTAGGGATGTAGTTTTAAGTTTGAAAAATCAGCAAGCAGATAAAGCAATAATGGCAATTGAGAATTCTATAGCAGGTGCCATTTTACCAAATTATGCGCTTATCGATTCGAACAATTTGCATATTATAGGAGAATATTTTTTGGATATTCATATGAATTTAATGGGTTTGTACGGTCAAAAAATTGAAGATATAAAAGAAGTGCATTCGCATCCAATTGCGTTGTTGCAGTGTGCTAATTTTTTCAGTCAATATCCAAATATTAAATTGGTAGAAAGTTCTGATACTGCTATAACAGCTAAACGAATTCAGGAAAATCAATTAAAAGGAATTGGTGCTTTAGCAGGACCTGATGCTGCATCGATTTATAATTTAGAAATTTTAGCCGATGGAATTCATACAGTAAAAAGTAACAAAACTCGATTTGTGGTTTTGAAAGCTACTAATAAAGAAATTCCAAAAGAATTAATTAACAAAGCATCTGTCAAATTTGAGTTAGATGATACGCCTGGTTCATTGGCAACGGTTTTAAATGTTTTGAATAATTGTAAGCTGAATTTAACTAAAATTCAATCGTTGCCAATTATTGAAACTCCATTCACATATGCCTTTTTTGTTGATGTAGTATTTGAAAAATACAAACACTTTGAAAAAGCTAAAAAAGTGATGGAAATTATGACGACCCATTTTAAGGTTTTAGGTGAATATGAGAGAAGTAAACAATGA
- a CDS encoding bifunctional 3-deoxy-7-phosphoheptulonate synthase/chorismate mutase type II, translating into MENKKELRTWLDDFQLNHPLVIAGPCSAETEDQVLKIAHELKNSDVSIFRAGIWKPRTRPGGFEGVGEIGLKWLQKAKAETGLLMATEVATAAHVKLALEHDIDVLWIGARTTVNPFAVQELADALKGTDKIVLLKNPVNPDLSLWIGGLERLYNADIKKLGVIHRGFSTYDKTKYRNNPEWQIAIDLQNRFPDLPLICDPSHITGKRDMIQEVSQQALDLNYDGLIVETHIDPDNAWSDAAQQVTPTTLKKMFVDLRVRKVTDDESEYSQKMAKLRMQIDEFDGKLLEILGNRMKVADKIGLLKKEKNVAILQNKRWNEILGKMILEGEEKGLSSEFVMLLFKAIHQESISHQEKVINK; encoded by the coding sequence ATGGAAAATAAAAAAGAATTGCGCACTTGGTTAGATGATTTTCAGTTAAATCATCCTTTAGTAATTGCAGGACCATGTAGTGCTGAAACAGAAGATCAAGTTTTAAAAATAGCACACGAATTAAAGAATTCAGATGTGTCCATTTTTCGTGCTGGAATTTGGAAACCTCGTACACGTCCGGGAGGTTTTGAAGGTGTTGGTGAAATTGGATTAAAATGGTTGCAAAAAGCAAAAGCAGAAACAGGATTGTTGATGGCAACTGAAGTAGCAACAGCAGCGCATGTAAAATTAGCTTTGGAACACGATATTGATGTTTTGTGGATAGGAGCACGAACAACTGTAAACCCTTTTGCGGTTCAAGAACTAGCTGACGCACTTAAAGGAACTGATAAGATAGTTTTGTTGAAAAACCCAGTAAATCCAGATTTGTCTTTGTGGATTGGTGGATTAGAGCGTTTGTATAATGCCGATATTAAGAAATTGGGTGTAATTCACAGAGGTTTTTCTACTTATGATAAAACCAAATATCGTAATAATCCAGAATGGCAAATTGCTATTGATTTACAAAATCGCTTTCCAGATTTACCATTAATCTGCGATCCTTCACACATAACAGGAAAAAGAGATATGATTCAAGAAGTTTCACAACAAGCTCTTGATTTAAATTACGATGGATTAATTGTTGAAACTCATATTGATCCTGATAACGCATGGAGTGATGCGGCACAACAGGTAACGCCAACAACTTTAAAAAAAATGTTTGTTGATTTACGTGTTAGAAAAGTTACAGATGATGAAAGCGAATACAGTCAAAAAATGGCCAAACTTCGTATGCAAATCGATGAATTTGATGGGAAGTTGTTGGAAATTTTAGGTAACCGAATGAAAGTTGCTGATAAAATTGGTTTATTGAAAAAAGAGAAAAACGTCGCGATTTTACAAAACAAACGTTGGAATGAAATATTAGGCAAAATGATTTTGGAAGGTGAAGAAAAGGGACTTAGTAGTGAATTTGTAATGTTGTTATTTAAAGCAATTCACCAAGAAAGTATTAGCCATCAGGAAAAAGTGATAAATAAATAA
- the rsgA gene encoding ribosome small subunit-dependent GTPase A: MTGIVYKSTGSWYTIKTENGDFLECRIKGKFRMKGIKSTNPIAVGDIVDYDIENTTDETTGVITNIHDRKNYIVRKSVNLSHQMHIIAANIDVVFLLITINNPPTTTSFIDRFLVTAEAYGIEAVLVFNKIDTFDDATLDEQLYLQHVYSTIGYKCLRVSAKDGKGIEELKALMKDKVSMFSGHSGVGKSTLVNTLEPSLNLKTKQISESHSQGKHTTTFAEMFDLSFGAKIIDTPGIRGFGIVDMEKQEIGDYFPEFFALKDQCKFNNCLHKDEPHCAIKNALEKDEISWSRYKSYTQILEGDEEQYRADIYDAERRASDDTRK, encoded by the coding sequence ATGACAGGAATCGTTTATAAATCTACCGGAAGTTGGTACACCATCAAAACTGAAAATGGTGATTTTTTGGAGTGCCGTATAAAAGGTAAATTTAGAATGAAAGGTATTAAAAGTACCAATCCAATTGCTGTTGGTGATATTGTAGATTATGATATCGAAAATACAACCGACGAAACGACTGGTGTTATCACCAACATTCATGATAGAAAAAATTATATTGTTAGAAAATCAGTAAATTTATCGCATCAAATGCACATAATTGCAGCTAATATTGATGTGGTTTTTTTGCTAATTACGATAAATAATCCCCCTACTACTACAAGCTTTATTGATCGATTTTTGGTAACTGCAGAGGCTTACGGTATCGAAGCTGTGTTGGTTTTTAATAAAATTGACACTTTTGATGATGCCACTTTAGACGAACAATTATATCTACAACATGTGTATTCAACTATTGGATATAAGTGTTTGCGTGTTTCAGCAAAAGATGGGAAAGGAATTGAAGAATTGAAAGCTTTAATGAAAGATAAAGTTTCAATGTTTTCTGGACATTCTGGTGTTGGAAAATCTACATTAGTCAATACTTTAGAACCTTCTTTAAACTTAAAAACCAAACAAATATCAGAATCACATTCTCAAGGAAAACACACTACTACATTTGCTGAAATGTTTGACTTGTCTTTCGGAGCTAAAATTATCGACACTCCTGGAATTCGTGGTTTTGGAATTGTTGATATGGAAAAACAAGAAATTGGAGATTATTTTCCAGAATTTTTTGCTTTAAAAGATCAATGCAAATTCAACAATTGTTTGCATAAAGATGAGCCACATTGTGCCATAAAAAATGCTCTAGAAAAAGATGAAATTTCATGGTCTCGTTACAAAAGTTATACGCAAATTTTAGAAGGTGATGAAGAGCAGTATCGTGCTGATATTTATGATGCTGAGCGTAGAGCGAGCGATGATACGAGAAAGTAA
- the dtd gene encoding D-aminoacyl-tRNA deacylase produces the protein MKAVVQRVSQSSVTINNETVAQIQQGLLVLVGIEDADNQEDVVWLTSKIANLRIFGDENNVMNLSLKDINGEMIVVSQFTLHALTKKGNRPSYIKASKPDIAIPLYEAFVKQIELELGKKIQTGQFGADMKVALINDGPVTIIIDTKNKE, from the coding sequence GTGAAAGCAGTTGTTCAAAGAGTTTCTCAATCTTCAGTTACTATTAACAACGAAACTGTTGCTCAAATTCAACAAGGCTTATTAGTTTTGGTTGGAATTGAAGACGCCGATAATCAAGAAGATGTCGTTTGGTTAACATCTAAAATAGCCAATTTAAGAATTTTTGGAGATGAAAATAATGTCATGAATTTGTCGTTAAAAGATATAAATGGAGAAATGATTGTTGTTAGTCAATTCACTTTGCATGCCTTAACAAAGAAAGGAAATAGACCAAGTTATATTAAAGCATCAAAACCAGATATTGCGATTCCGCTCTATGAAGCTTTTGTAAAACAAATCGAATTAGAGTTAGGTAAAAAAATACAAACGGGTCAGTTTGGAGCTGATATGAAAGTAGCCTTGATAAATGATGGACCGGTTACTATAATTATTGATACAAAAAATAAAGAATAA
- a CDS encoding nucleotide pyrophosphohydrolase, whose translation MNIKNAQLDVDNWIKEHGVRYFNELTNMAQLTEEVGEVARIIARRYGEQSEKESDKNKDLGEELADVVFVVLCLANQTGVDLQAAFDKKMDLKTKRDHDRHHNNNKLK comes from the coding sequence ATGAACATCAAAAACGCACAATTAGACGTAGATAATTGGATTAAAGAACACGGCGTTCGTTACTTTAACGAATTAACAAATATGGCACAACTAACTGAAGAAGTTGGAGAAGTTGCCCGAATTATTGCGCGTCGTTATGGCGAACAATCGGAAAAAGAAAGTGATAAAAACAAAGACTTAGGCGAAGAACTAGCTGATGTAGTTTTTGTGGTATTGTGTTTGGCAAATCAAACAGGAGTTGACTTACAAGCGGCTTTCGATAAGAAAATGGATTTGAAAACAAAACGCGATCACGATCGTCATCACAATAATAATAAACTTAAATAG